In Saccharomonospora marina XMU15, one genomic interval encodes:
- the sbnA gene encoding 2,3-diaminopropionate biosynthesis protein SbnA produces the protein MTAAPTVAESVRESVFDCVGDTPIVALRRLFPDPDVEVVAKLELLNPGGSMKDRTARHIVESGLSEGSIAAGSRLIESSSGNFGIALAMAARVHGLAFTCVVDPKITSANLAILRNLHAQVEFVSQPDETGGYLLSRIRRVQQLLAEDQRAVWINQYANDRNWQAHYHGTGAELAAQLTRAPDYLFAPVSTTGSILGCARRLRERFPALRVVAVDAVGSVIFGGAPGPRDLPGIGASRVPELCSPEEIDEVIHVDDVEAALGCRRLLAAEGIFAGGSTGSAVAAIAKAMPGLPRPCRVVAIFPDRGDRYLDLVYDDNWLAAATRRRGTV, from the coding sequence GTGACCGCCGCCCCGACCGTGGCCGAGTCCGTCCGTGAGTCCGTGTTCGACTGCGTCGGCGACACCCCGATCGTCGCGCTGCGCAGGCTTTTCCCCGATCCGGATGTGGAAGTGGTCGCCAAGCTGGAGTTGCTCAACCCAGGCGGGAGCATGAAGGACCGCACCGCCAGACACATCGTCGAGTCGGGGCTGAGCGAGGGGTCCATCGCGGCGGGATCACGGCTGATCGAGAGCAGTTCCGGCAACTTCGGCATCGCGCTGGCCATGGCCGCCCGGGTGCACGGCCTTGCCTTCACCTGCGTCGTTGACCCCAAGATCACCAGCGCCAACCTGGCAATCCTTCGCAACCTGCACGCACAGGTCGAGTTCGTCTCCCAGCCCGACGAAACGGGCGGCTACCTGCTTTCCCGCATCCGCAGGGTGCAACAGCTACTCGCCGAGGACCAACGTGCCGTCTGGATCAACCAGTACGCCAACGACCGCAACTGGCAGGCGCACTACCACGGCACCGGTGCCGAACTCGCCGCACAGCTCACCCGCGCGCCCGACTACCTGTTCGCGCCGGTGAGCACGACAGGGAGCATTCTCGGCTGTGCCCGCAGGCTACGGGAACGCTTCCCCGCGCTGCGCGTTGTGGCCGTGGACGCGGTCGGGTCGGTGATCTTCGGCGGCGCACCGGGGCCACGCGACCTGCCCGGCATCGGCGCGAGCCGGGTGCCCGAACTGTGCAGTCCCGAGGAGATCGACGAGGTGATCCACGTCGACGACGTCGAGGCCGCGCTGGGATGCAGGCGGCTGCTGGCCGCCGAAGGGATCTTCGCAGGAGGCTCGACGGGTTCGGCGGTCGCGGCCATCGCCAAGGCGATGCCGGGGCTGCCGAGGCCATGCCGTGTCGTGGCCATCTTTCCCGACCGCGGTGACCGCTACCTGGATCTCGTCTACGACGACAACTGGCTCGCCGCGGCAACCCGGCGCCGCGGCACGGTGTGA
- the paaI gene encoding hydroxyphenylacetyl-CoA thioesterase PaaI: MFAVDEASRSLGIELLQAGDGRAVAAMRITSAMVNGHDIAHGGYVFLLADTSFACACNSHGPVTVAAGAEITFVAAARLGDYLVATAQERTRYGRNGIYDVTVHREDASGRAVIAEFRGRSRVIDKEV; encoded by the coding sequence ATGTTCGCCGTCGACGAAGCATCCCGCTCCCTCGGCATCGAGCTACTACAGGCGGGCGACGGTCGCGCGGTCGCGGCGATGCGGATCACCTCCGCCATGGTCAACGGACACGACATCGCCCACGGCGGATACGTCTTCCTGCTCGCCGACACCAGCTTCGCGTGCGCGTGCAACAGCCATGGTCCGGTCACGGTCGCGGCGGGCGCGGAGATCACGTTCGTGGCCGCTGCCCGCCTCGGTGACTACCTGGTGGCCACGGCGCAGGAGCGGACCCGATACGGACGCAACGGCATCTACGACGTCACCGTGCATCGCGAGGACGCGTCGGGGCGCGCGGTCATCGCGGAGTTCCGCGGTCGCAGTCGAGTCATTGACAAGGAAGTCTGA
- the paaE gene encoding 1,2-phenylacetyl-CoA epoxidase subunit PaaE: protein MTVSTVARPRTAFHQLTVADVVRLCDDAVAVTFDVPPELAQAYEFAPGQSLTLRRTVEGREERRSYSICSPPGAPPRVGVREIPGGLFSTWLVRQVRPGDRIEVATPTGSFTPPPGPPGAHHVFVAAGSGITPVLSIAAALLAEPDTTVTLFYGNRRASTVMFADELADLKDRYPARFELVHVLSREPREVELFSGRLDARKLTQLLRLVPDPRQVDHWWLCGPFGMVTDAREVLSELGIARSKVHQELFFVEDVPPPPLRDADAPERGATSEVTVKLDGRTTTVSVSKETAVLDGAQRSRPDLPFACKGGVCGTCRARVVEGEVDMRRNFALEDEEVAAGFVLTCQSRPVSDRVRVDYDA, encoded by the coding sequence GTGACCGTCTCCACTGTTGCCAGGCCTCGTACGGCGTTTCACCAGTTGACCGTCGCCGACGTCGTGCGGCTGTGTGACGACGCGGTGGCCGTGACGTTCGACGTGCCGCCGGAACTCGCACAGGCCTACGAGTTCGCGCCAGGGCAGTCGCTGACACTGCGGCGCACGGTCGAAGGGCGTGAGGAACGCCGGTCGTACTCGATCTGTTCACCCCCGGGTGCGCCACCCAGGGTCGGAGTGCGGGAGATCCCGGGAGGGTTGTTCTCCACGTGGTTGGTGCGGCAGGTGCGGCCGGGCGACCGCATCGAGGTGGCGACACCGACCGGCTCCTTCACCCCACCGCCAGGCCCGCCCGGTGCACACCACGTGTTCGTGGCGGCGGGGTCGGGGATCACGCCGGTGCTGTCGATCGCGGCTGCCTTGCTCGCCGAGCCCGACACGACCGTGACCCTGTTCTACGGGAACCGGCGGGCGAGCACGGTGATGTTCGCCGACGAACTGGCCGACCTGAAGGACCGCTACCCGGCGCGGTTCGAACTCGTCCACGTGCTCTCCAGGGAGCCGCGCGAGGTCGAGTTGTTCAGCGGCAGGCTCGACGCGCGCAAGCTCACCCAGTTGCTGAGGCTGGTCCCCGATCCCCGGCAGGTCGATCACTGGTGGCTGTGCGGCCCGTTCGGGATGGTGACCGACGCCCGTGAGGTGCTGAGCGAACTGGGGATCGCCAGGTCGAAGGTGCACCAGGAACTGTTCTTCGTCGAAGACGTACCACCCCCGCCGCTGCGCGACGCCGACGCGCCGGAGCGTGGCGCGACGAGCGAGGTGACGGTGAAACTCGACGGGCGCACGACCACCGTTTCCGTCAGCAAGGAAACGGCCGTACTGGACGGGGCGCAGCGATCCCGCCCCGACCTGCCCTTCGCCTGCAAGGGCGGGGTGTGCGGCACCTGCAGGGCAAGAGTGGTCGAGGGCGAGGTCGACATGCGGCGCAACTTCGCGCTTGAGGACGAGGAAGTGGCGGCCGGGTTCGTGCTGACCTGCCAGTCCAGGCCGGTCAGCGACCGGGTGCGCGTGGACTACGACGCCTAG
- the paaA gene encoding 1,2-phenylacetyl-CoA epoxidase subunit PaaA, producing MSTATLPQPDLRRHFQRTIERDQRIEPRDWLPEEYRKTMIRMIAQHAHSEIIGMQPEGNWITRAPSLRRKAILLAKVQDEAGHGLYLYSAAETLGADRAELTEKLISGKQKYSSIFNYPTLTFADVGVIGWLVDGAAICNQVPLCRSSYGPYARAMIRICKEESFHQRQGFELLLTMMRGTPRQRDMVQDAVDRWWWPSLMMFGPPDAESPHTEQSMAWKIKRHTNDELRQRFVDMTVPQAEVLGVSLPDPELKWNAERGHYDFGEIDWSEFKQVVSGNGPCNAQRVAHRRAAHTDGAWVREAAAAHAAKRAEASAA from the coding sequence ATGAGCACCGCGACGCTGCCCCAACCCGACCTGCGTCGGCACTTCCAGCGCACCATCGAGCGCGACCAACGCATCGAACCACGGGACTGGCTTCCCGAGGAGTACCGCAAGACGATGATCAGGATGATCGCGCAACACGCGCATTCGGAGATCATCGGTATGCAGCCGGAGGGCAACTGGATCACCAGGGCGCCGTCGTTGCGGCGCAAGGCGATCCTGCTCGCCAAGGTGCAGGACGAGGCCGGACACGGGTTGTACCTGTACTCGGCGGCGGAGACGCTCGGTGCCGACCGTGCCGAACTGACCGAGAAGTTGATTTCCGGCAAGCAGAAGTACTCCTCGATCTTCAACTACCCGACGCTGACGTTCGCCGACGTGGGTGTGATCGGTTGGCTTGTGGACGGTGCCGCGATCTGTAACCAGGTGCCGCTGTGCCGCAGTTCCTACGGTCCGTACGCGCGGGCGATGATCCGGATCTGCAAGGAGGAGTCGTTCCACCAGCGGCAGGGCTTCGAACTGTTGCTGACGATGATGCGGGGCACCCCGCGGCAGCGAGACATGGTGCAGGACGCGGTGGACCGCTGGTGGTGGCCTTCGTTGATGATGTTCGGCCCGCCGGACGCGGAATCGCCGCACACCGAGCAGTCGATGGCATGGAAGATCAAGCGGCACACCAACGACGAGCTGCGCCAGCGGTTTGTCGACATGACCGTTCCGCAGGCGGAGGTGCTCGGGGTGAGCCTTCCCGACCCGGAGCTGAAGTGGAACGCCGAACGTGGGCACTACGACTTCGGTGAGATCGACTGGTCGGAGTTCAAGCAGGTGGTCTCCGGCAACGGGCCGTGCAACGCGCAGCGAGTGGCGCACCGGCGTGCGGCGCACACCGACGGTGCCTGGGTGAGGGAGGCCGCGGCCGCGCACGCGGCGAAGCGAGCGGAGGCGAGCGCGGCATGA
- the paaB gene encoding 1,2-phenylacetyl-CoA epoxidase subunit PaaB — MSEWPLYEVFVRGKRGLNHVHVGSLRAADGEMALRNARDLYTRRNEGVSIWVVKAADITASSPDEKDPFFAPSGDKVYRHPTFYDIPDDVPHM, encoded by the coding sequence ATGAGCGAGTGGCCGCTGTACGAGGTTTTCGTGCGAGGAAAGCGGGGGCTCAACCACGTACACGTCGGCTCGCTGCGCGCGGCCGACGGTGAGATGGCGTTGCGCAACGCACGTGACCTCTACACCCGGCGAAACGAAGGCGTCAGCATCTGGGTGGTGAAGGCCGCCGACATCACAGCGTCCTCTCCGGACGAGAAGGACCCGTTCTTCGCGCCGAGCGGCGACAAGGTGTACCGCCACCCCACGTTCTACGACATTCCCGACGATGTTCCACACATGTGA
- the paaC gene encoding 1,2-phenylacetyl-CoA epoxidase subunit PaaC, with the protein MSFDNAYEAITADNDSRWAFGTGFSDPLSGVDKAVPEGVDADELKAYCLMLGDDALIFSHRVQQWCTYAPELEDEVALANIALDLLGQARLLLSRPGDRSEDAYAFFREEREYRNVRLAELPRGDFAELISRLLVFSTWRLAVASRLTESRDEVLAAVAGKAVKELAYHRDYAAQWTVRLGDGTDYSRQRMAAGLHAVWPYVPELFSPHEIELSLAGAGVAVDPRSVREEFDDVVATVLTEATLEVPDVAAVPGVAGRAGRGGVHSEAMGYLLAELQSVARADPEATW; encoded by the coding sequence ATGTCATTCGACAACGCCTACGAGGCGATAACCGCCGACAACGACTCCAGGTGGGCGTTCGGCACCGGATTCTCCGACCCACTGTCCGGAGTGGACAAGGCAGTGCCGGAAGGGGTGGACGCGGACGAGCTGAAGGCATACTGCCTCATGCTCGGTGACGACGCGCTCATCTTCTCCCACCGGGTGCAGCAGTGGTGCACCTACGCCCCCGAACTCGAGGACGAGGTCGCGCTGGCCAACATCGCGCTCGACCTGCTGGGGCAGGCACGCCTGCTGCTTTCCCGGCCGGGCGACAGGTCGGAGGACGCCTACGCTTTCTTCCGCGAGGAGCGGGAATACCGCAACGTCCGGCTCGCCGAGTTGCCTCGGGGTGACTTCGCCGAACTGATCTCCAGGCTGCTGGTGTTTTCCACGTGGCGGCTCGCCGTGGCGAGCCGGCTGACCGAATCCCGCGACGAGGTGCTCGCCGCAGTGGCGGGCAAGGCCGTGAAGGAGCTCGCCTACCATCGCGACTACGCAGCACAATGGACGGTTCGGCTCGGTGACGGAACCGACTACTCCAGGCAGCGCATGGCGGCTGGGTTGCATGCTGTCTGGCCGTATGTACCGGAACTGTTCAGCCCGCACGAGATCGAGTTGTCGCTCGCCGGTGCCGGAGTGGCTGTCGACCCGCGTAGCGTGCGCGAGGAGTTCGACGACGTGGTCGCGACCGTGCTGACGGAGGCGACGCTCGAGGTGCCCGACGTCGCCGCCGTTCCCGGCGTGGCAGGCAGAGCCGGCCGCGGCGGTGTGCACAGCGAGGCGATGGGCTACCTGCTCGCCGAGCTGCAAAGCGTCGCAAGAGCAGACCCGGAGGCGACATGGTGA
- the paaK gene encoding phenylacetate--CoA ligase PaaK, with product MAAFTDPNERLGIDELRSLQLRRLRWTLRHAYENVPFYRKRFDDAGVHPDDCRELSDLARFPLTTKRDLRENYPFGMFAVPQEQVRRLHASSGTTGTPTVVGYTETDLDNWAVLMARSIRAAGGRAGDKVHVAYGYGLFTGGLGAHYGAERLGCTVIPASGGMTARQVRLITDLRPDVIMVTPSYMLTLLDEFERQGLDPRQSSLRVGIFGAEPWTERMRVEIEERAGLDAVDIYGLSEVMGPGVAQECVETKDGLHIWEDHFYPEVIDPIDEFPLGEGEHGELVFTSLTKEALPLIRYRTRDLTRLRPGTARPAHRRMEKVTGRSDDMIILRGVNLFPTQIEEIVLRTAGLSPHFQLVLSKKDRLDQLTVHVEANADTPPQRREAAAAEIVAAVREGIGVGVDVTVVDPETLERSVGKMRRVIDNRGD from the coding sequence ATGGCGGCATTCACCGACCCGAACGAGCGGCTCGGCATCGACGAGCTGCGGTCACTCCAGCTCAGGCGGCTGCGCTGGACACTGCGGCACGCCTACGAGAACGTGCCCTTCTACCGCAAGCGATTCGACGACGCAGGCGTGCATCCCGACGACTGCCGTGAGCTGTCCGACCTCGCGAGGTTCCCGCTCACCACCAAGCGCGATCTTCGGGAGAACTACCCGTTCGGGATGTTCGCGGTGCCGCAGGAACAGGTCCGCAGGCTGCACGCCTCCAGCGGCACCACCGGAACCCCCACCGTTGTGGGCTACACCGAAACCGACCTGGACAACTGGGCCGTGCTCATGGCCCGGTCCATCCGGGCGGCCGGAGGACGAGCAGGCGACAAGGTTCACGTGGCGTACGGGTACGGGCTGTTCACCGGCGGGCTCGGCGCGCACTACGGTGCCGAGCGACTCGGTTGCACCGTAATACCGGCGTCGGGCGGCATGACGGCGCGGCAGGTGCGCCTCATCACCGATCTGCGCCCCGATGTCATCATGGTGACGCCCTCCTACATGCTGACCCTGCTGGACGAGTTCGAACGGCAGGGCCTCGACCCGAGGCAGAGCTCACTGCGGGTCGGCATCTTCGGCGCCGAGCCGTGGACCGAGCGGATGCGCGTCGAGATCGAGGAGCGCGCCGGTCTGGACGCGGTCGACATCTACGGGCTCTCCGAGGTGATGGGCCCGGGTGTCGCACAGGAATGCGTGGAGACCAAGGACGGCCTGCACATCTGGGAGGACCACTTCTACCCCGAAGTGATCGATCCGATCGACGAGTTTCCGCTCGGCGAGGGCGAGCACGGTGAGCTGGTGTTCACCTCGCTGACCAAGGAAGCACTGCCGCTGATCCGTTACCGCACCCGCGACCTCACGCGCCTTCGGCCGGGGACCGCGCGCCCCGCCCACCGCCGGATGGAGAAGGTCACAGGGCGCTCCGACGACATGATCATCTTGCGTGGGGTGAACCTGTTCCCCACCCAGATCGAGGAAATCGTGCTTCGCACCGCCGGGCTCTCTCCGCACTTCCAGCTCGTGCTGTCCAAGAAGGACCGCCTCGATCAGCTGACCGTCCACGTCGAGGCGAACGCCGACACGCCCCCACAGCGCAGGGAAGCCGCCGCCGCCGAGATCGTCGCGGCGGTACGCGAGGGCATCGGCGTCGGCGTCGACGTCACGGTCGTGGACCCGGAAACACTGGAGCGTTCGGTCGGCAAGATGCGCCGGGTCATCGACAACCGCGGCGACTGA
- a CDS encoding TetR/AcrR family transcriptional regulator — protein MTAAPGTRATRRGRPGYDLESVLRVAVDLFNERGYDGTSMEDLARKLGITKSAIYHHVPSKRELLRLAVDRALDDLFGVVEQAEQADGRAIERLESLVRGSVRVLHDRLPFVTLLLRVRGNTDVERAALTRRREFDRIVAELVAEAERDGDIRPDIDPATTARLLFGMVNSLIEWYRPRDGADDIVEAVARVAFDGIRVRPS, from the coding sequence ATGACAGCAGCGCCGGGGACAAGGGCCACACGCAGGGGAAGGCCGGGTTACGACCTGGAGTCCGTACTGCGCGTCGCCGTGGACCTGTTCAACGAGCGCGGTTACGACGGCACGAGCATGGAGGATCTCGCCCGCAAGCTCGGAATCACCAAGTCCGCCATCTACCACCACGTCCCGAGCAAGCGAGAACTGCTCAGGCTCGCGGTGGACAGGGCGCTCGACGACCTGTTCGGCGTCGTCGAGCAGGCCGAGCAGGCCGACGGTCGCGCGATCGAACGGCTGGAGTCACTGGTCCGCGGCAGCGTTCGGGTGTTGCACGATCGGTTGCCTTTCGTCACCCTGCTGCTACGGGTGCGGGGCAACACGGACGTGGAACGGGCAGCGCTGACGAGGCGACGTGAGTTCGACCGGATCGTCGCCGAGTTGGTCGCGGAGGCCGAAAGAGACGGCGACATCCGGCCCGACATCGACCCCGCCACCACCGCTCGACTCCTGTTCGGAATGGTCAACTCCCTGATCGAGTGGTACCGGCCACGTGACGGTGCGGACGACATTGTCGAAGCCGTGGCCAGGGTCGCATTCGACGGAATCAGGGTTCGCCCGAGCTGA
- the paaZ gene encoding phenylacetic acid degradation bifunctional protein PaaZ, whose amino-acid sequence MGPLPSYVSGEWRAPSGQGAPLLDAVTGEQVATVSSSGLDLGAALEYGRSVGGPALRELTFHQRAGLLKALASHLREHRDELYELSARTGATLGDSKFDVDGGIGVLFAYSSKARRELPNDTVYVEGDVETLAKLGTFVGQHIATPLRGVAVQINAFNFPVWGPLEKFAPAFVAGVPTLVKPASQTAYLTHRLVELVVGSELLPPGSLQLVCGGAGDLLDHLTEQDLVSFTGSAATAQRLRAHPSIVRNSVRFNAEADSLNCSVLGPDATPGTAEFDLYVKQLVTEMTVKAGQKCTAIRRALVPSALIGDVAEAVSDRLASVTVGNPGSDGVRMGALASLEQREEVRRSLKALLDAGSVVFGDPEHVDVVDADPRRGAFISPVLLRADDPGRAEPHEVEAFGPVSTLVPYGSTEEAVRLAARGSGSLAGSIVTADADFARDVVLGVAPWHGRLLVLDADDAAESTGHGSPLPALVHGGPGRAGGGEEMGGIRGVLHHMQRTAVQASPRVLGAVTGRWVPGAPRSQGEHPFRKPLSRLRVGDTVVAGPRAVTEEDIAHFAEFTGDTFYAHTDEEQATANPLFGGIVAHGYLVVSFAAGLFVDPAPGPVLANYGLENLRFLTPVKPGDELTVTLTAKQIVPRENADYGEVRWDTDVTNQRGESVAKYDVLTLVRKEAR is encoded by the coding sequence ATGGGTCCGTTGCCCAGCTACGTCAGCGGTGAATGGCGCGCACCGTCCGGCCAGGGAGCACCGCTGCTCGACGCGGTGACAGGTGAGCAGGTCGCCACCGTGTCCTCCTCGGGGCTCGACCTGGGCGCCGCGCTGGAGTACGGCCGCTCGGTCGGCGGCCCCGCGCTGCGCGAACTGACCTTCCACCAGCGCGCGGGACTGCTGAAGGCACTGGCCTCACACCTTCGCGAACACCGCGACGAACTGTACGAACTGTCCGCGCGCACGGGAGCCACGCTCGGCGACTCGAAGTTCGACGTCGACGGCGGCATCGGCGTGCTGTTCGCCTACTCGAGCAAGGCGAGGCGGGAACTGCCCAACGACACCGTCTACGTCGAGGGGGACGTGGAGACGCTCGCCAAGCTGGGCACCTTCGTCGGGCAACACATCGCGACCCCGCTTCGGGGTGTCGCGGTGCAGATCAACGCCTTCAACTTCCCCGTGTGGGGGCCGCTGGAGAAGTTCGCCCCCGCGTTCGTCGCGGGCGTGCCGACTCTGGTCAAGCCCGCCAGCCAGACCGCCTACCTGACCCACCGCCTCGTCGAGCTCGTCGTCGGGTCCGAGCTGCTGCCGCCGGGCTCGCTGCAACTGGTCTGTGGCGGCGCGGGCGACCTGCTCGACCACCTCACCGAGCAGGATCTGGTGTCCTTCACCGGCTCCGCGGCCACGGCACAGCGGCTGCGAGCGCACCCTTCGATCGTGCGTAACTCGGTGCGGTTCAACGCCGAGGCCGACTCGCTGAACTGCTCCGTGCTCGGGCCGGACGCGACGCCGGGAACCGCCGAGTTCGACCTCTACGTCAAGCAACTGGTCACCGAGATGACCGTGAAGGCAGGCCAGAAGTGCACCGCGATCCGGCGCGCGCTCGTCCCCTCTGCGTTGATCGGCGACGTCGCGGAAGCGGTGAGTGACCGGCTGGCGTCGGTCACCGTCGGCAATCCGGGCAGTGACGGAGTGCGCATGGGTGCACTGGCCAGCCTCGAGCAACGGGAGGAGGTGCGCCGCAGCCTGAAGGCGCTGCTCGACGCGGGGTCGGTGGTGTTCGGCGACCCGGAGCACGTGGACGTGGTGGACGCCGACCCGAGGCGCGGCGCGTTCATCTCCCCCGTGCTGCTGCGCGCCGACGATCCCGGACGCGCCGAGCCGCACGAGGTCGAGGCCTTCGGCCCGGTGAGCACGCTGGTGCCCTACGGGTCCACCGAGGAGGCCGTGCGGCTGGCCGCGCGCGGAAGCGGCAGCCTCGCGGGCTCGATCGTCACCGCCGACGCGGACTTCGCGCGGGACGTGGTGCTGGGTGTGGCGCCCTGGCACGGCAGGTTGCTGGTGCTCGACGCCGACGACGCAGCCGAGTCCACCGGTCACGGCTCGCCGCTGCCTGCCCTGGTGCACGGTGGCCCCGGTCGCGCGGGCGGCGGTGAGGAGATGGGTGGCATCAGGGGCGTGTTGCACCACATGCAACGCACGGCCGTGCAGGCGTCCCCGCGGGTGCTCGGCGCCGTCACCGGCCGGTGGGTGCCGGGGGCGCCGCGGTCGCAGGGTGAGCACCCGTTCCGCAAGCCACTGTCGCGGCTTCGCGTCGGCGACACCGTCGTGGCAGGACCACGTGCGGTAACCGAGGAGGACATCGCGCACTTCGCCGAGTTCACCGGCGACACCTTCTACGCGCACACCGACGAGGAGCAGGCAACGGCCAACCCGCTGTTCGGCGGCATCGTCGCGCACGGCTATCTGGTGGTGTCCTTCGCCGCGGGGCTGTTCGTCGACCCGGCGCCCGGGCCAGTGCTCGCCAACTACGGGTTGGAGAACCTGCGGTTCCTCACCCCCGTCAAGCCGGGTGACGAACTCACCGTCACCCTGACCGCCAAGCAGATCGTCCCCAGGGAGAACGCCGACTACGGCGAAGTCCGCTGGGACACCGACGTGACCAACCAGCGAGGTGAGTCGGTCGCGAAGTACGACGTGCTCACACTGGTCAGGAAGGAGGCCCGATGA
- the sbnB gene encoding 2,3-diaminopropionate biosynthesis protein SbnB, producing MDVPKPRMLYLARRDVAAVGGDNCLLYVDALRSALITHAEGNTVQPLKPYLRVGKGHIADRIIAMPAHVGDPGVSGLKWIGSKHDNPLSGRERASALIVLNDPATNYPVAVMEGSLVSAWRTAAVTCLAARHLAREGFTDVALIGCGVIGRTQVTALLQQFPHIHTVHAYDLRRQAAGELAETLGQRVRVRVADSAEDAVRSGDVVVPCTVTDEPYISLSWLKPGTFLSNVSIMDVHKDVFLGADKVVVDDWDQCNREKKIINQLVEEGSFSRQRLHAELGEVLAGTRPGRESDDEIILLNPMGMAVEDIACAAEVYERAKSRGVGTWLDLY from the coding sequence ATGGACGTGCCGAAACCCCGCATGCTGTACCTGGCCCGCCGCGACGTCGCGGCCGTCGGCGGCGACAACTGCCTGCTCTACGTCGACGCGCTACGGTCCGCGCTCATCACGCACGCGGAGGGCAACACGGTGCAGCCGCTCAAGCCCTACCTGCGGGTGGGCAAGGGCCATATCGCCGACCGCATCATCGCCATGCCCGCCCACGTCGGTGACCCGGGCGTTTCCGGGCTGAAGTGGATCGGCAGCAAGCACGACAATCCGCTGTCGGGGCGGGAGCGGGCGAGCGCGTTGATCGTGCTGAACGACCCGGCGACCAACTACCCCGTCGCCGTCATGGAGGGCAGCCTCGTCAGCGCGTGGCGAACGGCGGCGGTCACCTGCCTGGCCGCACGACACCTCGCGCGTGAGGGCTTCACCGATGTCGCGCTGATCGGCTGCGGCGTCATCGGCCGCACCCAGGTCACCGCGCTGTTGCAGCAGTTCCCGCACATCCACACCGTCCACGCCTACGACCTGCGGCGGCAAGCCGCCGGTGAGCTGGCCGAAACGCTGGGACAGCGGGTGCGCGTGCGGGTGGCCGACAGCGCCGAGGACGCGGTCCGCTCCGGCGATGTCGTGGTGCCGTGCACCGTCACCGACGAGCCCTACATCTCGCTGTCCTGGCTGAAGCCGGGCACCTTCCTGAGCAACGTGTCGATCATGGACGTGCACAAGGACGTCTTCCTCGGCGCCGACAAGGTCGTCGTGGACGACTGGGACCAGTGCAACAGGGAGAAGAAGATCATCAATCAGCTCGTGGAGGAGGGCTCGTTCTCCAGGCAGCGGCTGCACGCCGAACTCGGCGAGGTGCTGGCGGGAACGCGGCCGGGACGCGAGAGTGACGACGAGATCATCCTGCTCAACCCCATGGGCATGGCGGTGGAAGACATCGCGTGCGCCGCCGAGGTGTACGAACGCGCCAAGAGCCGCGGGGTCGGGACCTGGTTGGACCTCTACTAG
- the paaD gene encoding 1,2-phenylacetyl-CoA epoxidase subunit PaaD — MVTALRDARAVAETVTDPELPMLTLADLGVLREVREVDGRVIVSITPTYTGCPAMDTMRDDLVHALRRAGYPDVEVRTVLTPAWSSDWISERGRRRLAEAGIAPPGAAPRTPSGPVPLNLRPPSRAVRCPRCGSGDTEEVSRFGATACRALHRCRACAEPFEHVKEI, encoded by the coding sequence ATGGTGACGGCGCTTCGAGACGCGCGGGCGGTCGCCGAGACCGTGACCGACCCCGAGCTGCCGATGTTGACACTGGCCGACCTCGGCGTGTTGCGGGAGGTACGGGAGGTCGACGGCAGGGTGATCGTGTCGATCACCCCCACCTACACCGGCTGTCCCGCCATGGACACCATGCGCGACGACCTGGTGCATGCGCTGCGCCGCGCTGGTTATCCTGATGTCGAGGTCCGCACCGTACTGACTCCCGCCTGGAGTTCCGACTGGATCAGCGAACGGGGCAGGCGGCGGCTCGCGGAGGCCGGAATCGCGCCGCCGGGGGCCGCGCCGCGAACACCTTCCGGGCCGGTCCCGCTGAACCTTCGGCCACCGAGCCGAGCGGTGCGCTGCCCTCGGTGTGGTAGCGGCGACACCGAGGAGGTGTCGCGCTTCGGCGCCACGGCGTGCAGGGCGTTGCACCGTTGCCGCGCCTGCGCCGAGCCGTTCGAGCACGTCAAGGAGATCTGA